In Miscanthus floridulus cultivar M001 chromosome 8, ASM1932011v1, whole genome shotgun sequence, the sequence TGACAACATAGCTGATGACACAACGCCTTCCACACTTGCACTCCTGTTGAGGTGTTCACGTGCAGCAATTGTCCAATTCCGCGGTGGATGATACCGATGATCATTAACATCTTCAAACAGCGCAGCAATAATCTTTCTGTTGATTGAAAAGGAAAGGAAATTATCATCATGCAAAACTACATAGCAAGTGGATAACTGTCAAAAGGTTATTATACTTGACCCACAATATACTACTGGACAATCCAGTAACTTTGATGATCTTACAATTAGCATAGCTATTGTGTTTGTTCCAAGTTTAACAGTAATCCACTTGCACCCTGAAGGCTACTTTACTACCACTAATTTCAGTTACAATTTTTTCCTTTGCAATTTAGCAAATATTAAATGCATTTTAATGGCTGAAGATAAGAAAAACTGTTGTAAGCTGTACAAAAAGTATGTAACCATAAAGATATAATAGCTCTGTACCTGTCAGGCCTGTAGGTTATACTGGAAGGTGTTTGGTATAACCGGTGCCCCATGACCAAACTAGAGTAGTCTGGCCAACCACTCCTGTCATTGTGAAACCCGGGGAAGAAGGCATCAGCTTCAACAGAAACAAAATAATCAAGTGCATCCCAGAGCAACCGGTGTGCTTGCCTCCTGAACTCAATCAATGAAGCATCCGGTTCTGTGTCATTCTCACCAATCCAACCATACCAGCCTTCCTTCTCATGCGCATAGAATGGCCTTGCAGGAGGTGGAGGCAGCGGTCTTGGTCGAGGCCCTGCTCTCTTCCATTCTTCAATGAGTTGTTTTTCACTTTTGGGAGGTGGAGGCTGTGGCAAATCTGGGGTTAGAGGATCTTCTGGCCCAACTAAATCAAACAGCTCCCTCTGACTACATAATGAAGTGCGATCAACTAGGTTAGCAAACATAGCTCGTAGAGGAATAAGCAttctttgtccaccaaaagtCTCGGAACCAGCCAAGAATATTATTGTAGTTGGTGGGTAACCTAATGCTTGAAGTAGAAGTCCAACCTGGAAACACAGGATTGTTTACATCACAGCATTAGCAATCAAAATGAATCAGTAAGCTGGTATGGTAAATCAGGCATAGTATTAAATTATATCGTGCAGCTCAATGTGTGCCACGGGACCAAGGAATAGAAAGAAGAGACGAAGTCTTTCTAGTTAACAGTAAGCTGGTATGGTAAATCAGGCATAGTATTAAATTATATCGTGGACTCAATGTGTGCCACGGGACCAAGGAATAGAAAGAAGCGACGAAGTCTTTCTAGTTAACTTTTCTTTCTTTAAACTtctttgccttgagcttggtTTTCATAATGATTGGATTAGTACAAACAATGACGCTTAAAAGCAAAACATGAAATTCATATTCCGAAGGTGAAGGTCCACATGGTAAAGGAAAATTATCATCTAGTTTTCTTTTGTTTGGTTGCTTATATTTTGTCAGCCTTAGATTTCTTCTATGTGAATTCTCTTGGCGCAGAGCATAATATAACACCAGCTTACCTGTTATTAATAAACATGCAAAAGTTGCATCCAGATTTAGTGAGCAAACATACAAGACTGTTATAAGCAAGCTCACCTCTTCTGCCATGAGTGGACACAAACCAGCCATCTTCCTGGACACCGAATCAACTGTTAGCTGCTCCTTTACTGTTCCTCGTTTAATCATCTGATTCCTTCTATACTGAATAAGCTCTGTATGAATATCCTAGAGATGATAGAATTAACCAGTCAAACGAAAGTCAGTAGATCGTATTGGAACACAATAATTGTAAGCATACAAACCTGGAACAGTTCAGCGCAACCATGAAAAGCTAGAGTATCTCTAAGCAGTCCTGGGTGATAGGCCACATAAGGACGGCCAGATGCTCGCAACCTATACAAATCATTCTGGAGTTATGATTTATGAGAACAGAAAGCCACACTATAGGAAAAAATAATTAATAATGAGTAAAGAAACCCTTCAgctcctataactagcatacccTGAAAGGGTAAGATTTCAACTTTACATAGTTTAAAACAACATCCTCAATCCAGAAAAAGCAACCCAAAACTTTCCAGTGTGTACAAGGGAAGTCAACTTGAATTATGGATTAAGGATttgttctggcttttctagatacatagctttcaTGCTATGAATCTAGACATAATAGATATTTAGGTGCGTAACAGAAaccatgtatctagaaaagctagaacgacttaaaatttgaaacggagggagtactagttTCTTTGCATAAATTGATGATGCATAGGGCATGGAGCATAATTGATAAATCTACAATTGATTAATGAACAAAAAAGAAAGGGTAAGTGGATCAATGGCAAAGGTGGGAAGCCTCACCTTCCTACTATTTGGCTCCCAAGAGCCTGAATTTGAGGGCGCAACCTTAGAGCATGGAAGGCTACTCTGCATCTAAGCTTCTGAAATTCCTCCAAGCTTGCAGGGAGAATCGACTGCAGAAAACCGTATGGAAAGGCTCTAACTTCACATTGACCAAAGAATGAAAAAACAAAACAGAGTAAGCATGGGCATGGAGGATACCTGAAGACAATTACCTCCATTAACAATTATCCCATGAACTTTTGATTTTACAAGTCTGGGTAATACTTCTTTGATGTAGTATTCTGGAGTAGCAGAATTCCTAGGAGATACTGTGGGAAATTTTATCTTTTTCCTAGCCTCTCTGAGATCCTTTGGCAAGCCATGCACAATAACCACATCACTGGAAAGTGCATGTATGAAATGATCTTCATCGTATAGATAAGAAAAGCTTTTGAACTTCGGACTGCAAAGTTGGAACAGAGGAAAGGCTATATTTTAGAGGTCGagcagaaaaaaaaaaggataagGAATAGACAACCACCATAATGAATTTCAGAATGGGGAAGGGCACAGCAACCTGATGCCTTTTGCACGAGTTGTTGCTTGTATCTCAGGAATAACCAGAGTGGCATTTAATAGCCTGGCAACGGCAACAAGATCACAGATCTAATAAAGGAAACAATGTCATGATCCTATTACAATGATATAACAAGTACAAGGATCCTTTACACATTACACAAGAAAACTTACTGAAGACTGTATCTTCTCAAAGCCACCATATATCTTTGCATAAATAAAACCATTATGCTTACTGGGAGCTGCAATAAGGTAATCAGACAGATTTATCAAGGTTTAGTTATATCGTAAAATGGTTTGATGCTGAGTATACAAATCATAGCATTTCAGGTAATCTAGCACTTTATAAAATGGGATAAGCATGTAGTAATTATAGTGAAGTGTCGCAATAGATTTATCCACATTATTGTGCAGAAATCACATCAAGAAACATTCTAAGGTCAACAACCTAACACTAATGGTTCCAATGTTGGGAAAATATAGAATATTTAATTATCATTCTGAATGAATCTCAACATAAGACAAAATGTGGAAACTAATGAAGAATGCTAGCATATTCAGTATCTGTAAAATATAAGTTATACAATGCCAAGTAAGTCGTAAGAGTGCACCTGGGTGCGTTTGTGCCCATTTAGTCTGAGCGCTGATATTTATACATGTCAAAAACATGtcggaaaaaaaaaatcaaagaacgATAGCATGATAGAATATGCAAACTTGCAGAAAAATGATCATCGTGCATACCAAAACAATGCATATCACTACTATATGCATGTATCTTTTGAGACATTTCTTATACACAAAAGGTTTGTTCAAAAAGAAATACAAATGCACCTACATTTTTTTAACTCTGTGTCTCAAGTAACCAAACGACTAGTTGAACAAAAGATGTGACAATGAAAATACTAATAAAGTAGGTGCAAGTTTAAGATCAATTTACCAGCATATGATTTGCTAGGTTTCACAAAAGGATGCAAGTGATCAAGTGGGATCAATGGACCCCACAGTCTCCGTGGTCGAAGCCTCTGCCAAAAAACCAAAAAACATAGAAAAATATGTTAGACATAATCGATGATTGCAGTGAAAATAGGTG encodes:
- the LOC136478399 gene encoding protein EMBRYO SAC DEVELOPMENT ARREST 30-like isoform X2, which translates into the protein MLLKSKFKLATAIGIVLSMLSLTVHLFLANYSAGGITKYNMHMDGALPFGPRLRPRRLWGPLIPLDHLHPFVKPSKSYAAPSKHNGFIYAKIYGGFEKIQSSICDLVAVARLLNATLVIPEIQATTRAKGISPKFKSFSYLYDEDHFIHALSSDVVIVHGLPKDLREARKKIKFPTVSPRNSATPEYYIKEVLPRLVKSKVHGIIVNGGNCLQSILPASLEEFQKLRCRVAFHALRLRPQIQALGSQIVGRLRASGRPYVAYHPGLLRDTLAFHGCAELFQDIHTELIQYRRNQMIKRGTVKEQLTVDSVSRKMAGLCPLMAEEVGLLLQALGYPPTTIIFLAGSETFGGQRMLIPLRAMFANLVDRTSLCSQRELFDLVGPEDPLTPDLPQPPPPKSEKQLIEEWKRAGPRPRPLPPPPARPFYAHEKEGWYGWIGENDTEPDASLIEFRRSGWPDYSSLVMGHRLYQTPSSITYRPDRKIIAALFEDVNDHRYHPPRNWTIAAREHLNRSASVEGVVSSAMLSRPVSFLAHPLPECSCRTPKSPAVQPVKDSNGRFLFGGEEECPDWMARSLATASARNNEPQNEDYEDELPEDGSSSDTQESDRSDSNKSSEQDEEMDPDD
- the LOC136478399 gene encoding protein EMBRYO SAC DEVELOPMENT ARREST 30-like isoform X1; translated protein: MLLKSKFKLATAIGIVLSMLSLTVHLFLANYSAGGITKYNMHMDGALPFGPRLRPRRLWGPLIPLDHLHPFVKPSKSYAAPSKHNGFIYAKIYGGFEKIQSSICDLVAVARLLNATLVIPEIQATTRAKGISPKFKSFSYLYDEDHFIHALSSDVVIVHGLPKDLREARKKIKFPTVSPRNSATPEYYIKEVLPRLVKSKVHGIIVNGGNCLQSILPASLEEFQKLRCRVAFHALRLRPQIQALGSQIVGRLRASGRPYVAYHPGLLRDTLAFHGCAELFQDIHTELIQYRRNQMIKRGTVKEQLTVDSVSRKMAGLCPLMAEEVGLLLQALGYPPTTIIFLAGSETFGGQRMLIPLRAMFANLVDRTSLCSQRELFDLVGPEDPLTPDLPQPPPPKSEKQLIEEWKRAGPRPRPLPPPPARPFYAHEKEGWYGWIGENDTEPDASLIEFRRQAHRLLWDALDYFVSVEADAFFPGFHNDRSGWPDYSSLVMGHRLYQTPSSITYRPDRKIIAALFEDVNDHRYHPPRNWTIAAREHLNRSASVEGVVSSAMLSRPVSFLAHPLPECSCRTPKSPAVQPVKDSNGRFLFGGEEECPDWMARSLATASARNNEPQNEDYEDELPEDGSSSDTQESDRSDSNKSSEQDEEMDPDD